A portion of the Vibrio coralliirubri genome contains these proteins:
- a CDS encoding peptidoglycan binding protein CsiV, with the protein MKRLIPLLLLFVSLPSLAQRQFDIEVIIFKRAVDAEKVNESWPNTQPKISLERVGSFQDTQYRAKKGVQMLPYSEYKLTPQKDKLRKHAGFEVLMHTAWRQGDQGKSSAPVFHIQAGKDFSKQFNADGSEKGAITAGSADGFQEETIDKPLYELDGKLQIYVQHYLYAETTLDLKAPSVREVTLQEQQIELDSPVSGAESNVQVGNLTEISPTVEVQEFLKSYRMDQKRRMRSTETHYLDHPLLGMVIQVRRVAQ; encoded by the coding sequence ATGAAAAGACTGATCCCACTGCTACTATTGTTCGTCTCACTGCCAAGTTTGGCGCAGAGACAATTTGATATAGAAGTGATCATTTTTAAGCGCGCTGTTGATGCAGAGAAGGTGAACGAATCTTGGCCAAATACACAGCCTAAGATTTCTCTTGAGCGTGTTGGTTCATTTCAAGATACCCAATACCGAGCAAAGAAAGGCGTACAGATGTTGCCTTACTCGGAATACAAATTAACGCCTCAGAAAGACAAGCTACGTAAACACGCTGGCTTTGAAGTTCTGATGCATACCGCTTGGCGTCAAGGCGACCAAGGTAAGAGCTCTGCCCCTGTTTTCCACATTCAAGCAGGTAAAGATTTCTCTAAACAATTTAATGCTGATGGCTCTGAAAAAGGCGCAATCACTGCTGGCAGCGCTGATGGGTTCCAAGAAGAGACCATTGATAAGCCACTCTACGAATTAGACGGCAAACTGCAAATCTACGTTCAGCACTACCTATACGCTGAAACGACCTTGGACTTAAAAGCACCAAGCGTTCGTGAAGTGACTCTACAAGAGCAACAAATCGAGCTAGATTCACCAGTAAGTGGCGCAGAAAGCAACGTCCAAGTGGGCAATCTAACTGAGATTTCTCCGACGGTTGAAGTCCAAGAGTTCCTTAAGAGCTACCGCATGGACCAAAAACGTCGTATGCGCAGTACAGAAACTCACTACCTTGACCACCCACTTCTTGGAATGGTGATTCAAGTTAGACGTGTAGCGCAGTAA
- a CDS encoding COG3014 family protein, whose product MKQQFRFASIALLSALTVGCASMSAGSLFSHYSAQNKAIYQAVKSGDYSEAQQELPDYAAGDILDNFERGRINLLDQKYPESKASFEVADQAVTEQQRKAVISISDSATSVGALAVNDNITEYVPADYELGFLHLYLGLNYLKKNDLEGAVIEMRRANQVQEQAKKQREAELNKAASDAKKQGFSANVGSILANYPDAGKKLQSVQNAYLMFLSGLLYEASNDLNSAYVDYRRALAVMPENQEIIDRTMATAARLGMRQDLATLEKRYKQSSKLSAGEGRVIVLQEQSAVQAMDSWRLDLPVYDSRDQGAIYSLALPYYPSQNVERFSALRISGQPLQEHLITDVNAMAQNDLSERMTSIVIRQALRVVAKDRIRKEATKGDDVGNILFNVWNTLTEQPDTRSWQSLPAEIKSSTFVANSGQYTLEAGARTYDFDIREGQTTLVWISRQGNNATMWHKQLGRL is encoded by the coding sequence GTGAAGCAACAGTTTAGATTCGCTTCCATTGCCCTGTTATCGGCGTTGACCGTAGGTTGTGCGAGTATGTCTGCAGGAAGCCTGTTCAGTCATTACAGCGCACAGAACAAAGCGATCTACCAAGCCGTTAAATCTGGAGATTATTCAGAGGCTCAGCAAGAGCTACCAGATTACGCGGCAGGCGACATCCTTGATAACTTTGAAAGAGGCAGAATTAATCTGCTGGATCAAAAATACCCTGAGAGTAAGGCTTCGTTTGAAGTGGCTGATCAGGCGGTGACTGAGCAGCAACGCAAAGCCGTGATCTCAATCTCAGACAGTGCAACCAGTGTGGGTGCGTTGGCTGTGAATGACAATATTACTGAGTATGTGCCAGCCGATTATGAGTTGGGCTTTCTTCATCTGTATCTCGGTTTAAATTACCTCAAGAAAAACGATTTAGAAGGTGCGGTGATCGAAATGCGTCGCGCCAACCAAGTTCAAGAACAAGCGAAGAAGCAACGCGAAGCAGAGTTAAACAAAGCAGCCAGCGATGCGAAGAAGCAAGGCTTCTCTGCCAATGTGGGTAGCATTCTTGCCAATTACCCTGATGCAGGTAAAAAGCTGCAGTCGGTACAGAATGCGTATCTGATGTTCTTGTCTGGTCTGCTTTATGAAGCGTCAAATGATTTAAACAGCGCCTACGTTGACTATCGTCGTGCTTTGGCTGTGATGCCAGAGAACCAAGAAATCATCGATAGAACCATGGCAACAGCCGCTCGTTTAGGGATGCGACAAGATTTAGCGACATTAGAAAAGCGCTATAAGCAATCTTCTAAACTTAGTGCAGGCGAAGGGCGAGTGATTGTTCTTCAAGAGCAGAGCGCTGTACAAGCTATGGACAGTTGGCGACTAGATTTACCTGTTTATGACAGTCGCGATCAGGGGGCAATATACTCTCTTGCGCTGCCATATTACCCAAGTCAAAACGTAGAGCGTTTTTCTGCCTTGCGAATCAGCGGTCAACCGTTACAAGAACACTTGATCACTGACGTAAACGCGATGGCGCAGAACGATTTATCGGAACGTATGACGAGCATTGTTATTCGCCAAGCGCTACGTGTCGTCGCGAAAGATCGCATTCGTAAAGAAGCAACCAAAGGCGATGACGTCGGTAATATTCTGTTCAACGTGTGGAATACACTGACAGAGCAACCAGACACTCGCAGTTGGCAATCATTACCTGCAGAGATTAAGAGCAGCACGTTTGTAGCAAATAGCGGTCAATATACGTTGGAAGCGGGCGCTAGAACGTACGACTTTGATATTCGAGAAGGGCAGACCACCTTGGTGTGGATTTCTCGACAAGGAAACAACGCAACAATGTGGCATAAACAGCTAGGGAGGCTGTAA
- a CDS encoding phosphotransferase, with product MAIFSWSEAKLLDTSLSSLDGYFSEPPVRAQTLTGGLTNRCWKLVDADGTAYVWRPTTPITKAFFISRHEEYQVLSAIERLGIGPSPMVVNEQGLLVEWIAGETLYEDLELDDLLKTLISVHLVNTARLPLQPFSFTARVDHYWLQLDAIHKTEACTKIYQEWRVAPSITNVDLSLCHFDLGGYNLVRNSDGIKIIDWEYAALADPRLDLTLTIAVAGVPVTEAVEKYCQLRGIHDVQPWLDGVEAWLPRSQMMAMLWYLLAHQLWGDESYLREAEALSHTLCS from the coding sequence ATGGCAATTTTTTCTTGGTCTGAGGCTAAGCTTCTTGATACCAGTTTGAGTTCGCTTGACGGTTATTTTTCTGAGCCTCCAGTTAGAGCGCAGACATTAACCGGTGGTTTGACCAATCGATGTTGGAAGTTAGTTGATGCCGATGGTACTGCGTATGTTTGGCGGCCAACCACACCTATCACCAAAGCATTCTTCATCTCTCGTCATGAAGAGTACCAAGTGTTGTCTGCCATTGAGCGTCTCGGCATCGGGCCAAGCCCAATGGTGGTGAATGAGCAAGGTTTGTTGGTTGAATGGATTGCGGGTGAGACACTTTACGAAGATCTAGAACTCGATGACCTGTTGAAAACGCTGATCTCTGTTCATCTGGTTAATACTGCGCGATTACCACTGCAACCATTCAGTTTCACGGCGCGAGTCGACCATTACTGGCTGCAGCTTGATGCGATTCATAAGACCGAAGCCTGCACTAAGATTTATCAAGAGTGGCGCGTGGCTCCGAGTATTACCAATGTTGACCTGTCTTTGTGCCATTTTGACTTAGGTGGTTATAACCTAGTGAGAAACAGTGACGGCATTAAGATTATCGATTGGGAATACGCTGCGCTCGCAGACCCTAGGCTCGATTTAACGTTAACCATTGCGGTTGCTGGCGTGCCAGTCACAGAAGCGGTTGAGAAGTACTGTCAGCTGCGAGGCATTCATGATGTCCAGCCTTGGCTCGATGGTGTAGAAGCATGGTTACCAAGAAGCCAGATGATGGCGATGCTATGGTATTTACTTGCTCATCAGCTTTGGGGTGATGAAAGTTATCTGCGTGAAGCGGAGGCCCTGAGTCACACTTTATGTAGCTAG
- the mfd gene encoding transcription-repair coupling factor, protein MTKKSIFTLPKLKGAGDKKHIGNLVGSSLALAIAKLAEQHNSHTVLAVPDPQVALKLQSEIEQFTAHEVALFPDWETLPYDSFSPHQEIISDRIARLYALPTLKDGITIVPISTLLQRQSPRDFLLQHTLMVKTGDLYSLEKLRLQLEKSGYRYVDQVFGPGEYASRGSILDLFPMGSKDPYRIDFFDDEIDTIRTFDPENQRSIEDISEIRLLPAHEFPTSETAIEDFRIRWRQQFDARREPESVYMQVSKGTWPAGIEYWQPLFFDHTETLFDYVADEAQLLILGDVETAVDSFLTDVAHRYEQRGVDPLRPLLTPEQLWLKKDELFAHFKQKPQVNLSLDSIEEKAGRTNLPVVSLPDLSVQHQNKEPLANLRKFTEAFEGKVVFSVESEGRREALSELLRGIKVRPSEVENLDAAIKGKDKFSLILGSSEHGFIHEEQNIALICESDLLGDRVVQRRKKDKKSVNSDTVIRHLAELKPGQPVVHIDHGIGRYIGLQTLEAGGMKTEYVTLEYQNDAKLYVPVASLNLIGRYSGGAEDSAPLHKLGGEAWQKARKRAAEKVRDVAAELLDVYAKRELKPGYKFVLDRGQYATFKSGFPFEETDDQAMAINAVMSDMCQAKAMDRLVCGDVGFGKTEVAMRAAFVCTDNSKQVAVLVPTTLLAQQHFENFRDRFANLPIRVEVLSRFKSAKEQKLIMQDVSDGKVDILVGTHKLLSSDIKFKDLGLLVVDEEHRFGVRQKEKVKAMRADVDILTLTATPIPRTLNMAMSGMRDLSIIATPPARRLAIKTFVRESDDAIVREAVLREIMRGGQVYFLHNQVDTIEKTAESLQKLIPEARVTVAHGQMRERELERIMNDFYHQRFNLLVCTTIIETGIDVPTANTILMDRADNLGLAQLHQLRGRVGRSHHQAYAYLLTPHPKAMTKDAIKRLDAIASLEDLGAGFTLATHDLEIRGAGELLGDEQSGQIQSVGFTLYMEMLEQAVEALKEGREPSLDDLLREQTEIEMRLPALLPDDYIPDINTRLSTYKRIASVSDTDELAELKVELIDRFGLLPDATKNLLSVSELKLAAASIKAKKIEAHDKGGFLEFYPDADINPAYLVKLLQSQPQKFSMEGPTKFKFTIPLVDRRKRIQFVSDLLGEFRQNLLPSA, encoded by the coding sequence ATGACCAAAAAATCCATATTTACACTACCTAAACTTAAAGGTGCCGGTGACAAAAAGCACATCGGTAACCTAGTCGGTTCGTCTCTCGCTCTTGCCATTGCCAAACTCGCAGAGCAACACAACAGCCATACCGTCTTGGCTGTACCCGACCCACAAGTGGCGCTTAAGCTTCAATCTGAAATTGAACAATTTACGGCACATGAAGTCGCATTATTCCCTGATTGGGAAACACTGCCATACGATAGTTTCTCGCCTCACCAAGAGATCATCTCAGATCGTATCGCTCGCCTTTATGCCCTACCAACGCTAAAAGATGGCATCACGATCGTACCAATCAGCACGCTACTTCAGCGTCAATCACCGCGTGACTTTTTGCTACAACACACTCTAATGGTGAAAACAGGCGATCTCTACTCTTTAGAAAAACTGCGCCTGCAGCTTGAAAAGTCTGGCTATCGTTACGTTGATCAAGTGTTTGGTCCGGGTGAATACGCAAGCCGAGGGTCTATTCTCGATCTGTTCCCAATGGGCAGCAAAGATCCTTATCGTATCGACTTCTTCGATGATGAGATCGATACAATTCGTACCTTCGATCCTGAAAACCAACGTTCTATTGAAGACATCTCTGAGATTCGTCTGTTACCTGCTCACGAATTCCCAACCTCGGAAACAGCAATTGAAGATTTCCGTATTCGTTGGCGCCAACAGTTTGATGCACGCCGTGAACCAGAATCGGTTTATATGCAGGTATCTAAAGGCACATGGCCGGCTGGTATTGAGTACTGGCAACCTCTGTTCTTCGATCACACAGAAACCTTGTTTGATTACGTTGCCGATGAAGCGCAACTGCTGATTCTAGGTGATGTCGAGACTGCAGTAGACTCATTCCTAACGGACGTTGCTCATCGATACGAACAGCGCGGTGTTGACCCATTACGACCACTTCTCACGCCTGAACAACTGTGGCTGAAGAAAGACGAGCTGTTCGCACACTTCAAACAGAAACCGCAGGTAAACCTAAGCTTAGATTCGATTGAAGAGAAAGCTGGACGTACCAACCTTCCGGTTGTGTCTCTTCCTGATCTCAGCGTTCAGCATCAGAATAAAGAGCCACTCGCAAACCTAAGAAAGTTCACTGAAGCCTTCGAAGGAAAAGTGGTCTTTTCAGTTGAGTCTGAAGGCCGCCGTGAAGCTCTGAGTGAATTACTTCGAGGCATTAAAGTTCGTCCAAGCGAAGTTGAAAACCTCGACGCGGCGATTAAAGGTAAAGATAAGTTCAGCCTGATCCTAGGGTCATCGGAACATGGCTTTATCCACGAAGAGCAAAACATCGCCCTTATCTGTGAAAGCGACCTGTTGGGTGATCGCGTTGTTCAGCGCCGCAAGAAAGACAAGAAAAGCGTTAACAGCGATACTGTCATTCGTCACTTAGCCGAACTTAAACCGGGTCAACCTGTTGTGCACATTGACCACGGTATTGGTCGCTACATCGGCTTGCAAACACTCGAAGCCGGCGGCATGAAAACCGAATATGTAACGCTTGAGTATCAAAACGATGCCAAGCTCTACGTGCCAGTTGCTTCTTTGAACTTAATCGGGCGTTACTCGGGTGGCGCTGAAGATTCAGCACCGCTACATAAACTCGGTGGCGAAGCGTGGCAAAAAGCGCGTAAACGCGCCGCAGAGAAAGTACGTGACGTTGCAGCGGAGCTACTTGATGTTTACGCCAAGCGAGAGCTAAAACCTGGCTACAAGTTTGTACTCGACCGCGGCCAATACGCGACCTTCAAATCTGGCTTCCCGTTTGAAGAAACCGATGACCAAGCGATGGCCATCAATGCTGTTATGTCTGATATGTGTCAAGCAAAAGCCATGGATCGTTTGGTGTGTGGTGATGTTGGCTTTGGTAAAACCGAAGTCGCGATGCGTGCAGCATTCGTTTGTACCGACAACAGCAAACAAGTAGCCGTGTTAGTTCCAACCACCTTACTTGCTCAGCAACACTTCGAGAACTTCCGTGACCGTTTCGCCAACTTGCCGATTCGTGTTGAGGTTCTATCCCGATTCAAATCAGCTAAAGAGCAGAAGTTGATCATGCAAGATGTCTCCGACGGTAAAGTCGACATCTTGGTGGGTACTCACAAGCTGCTTTCGAGTGATATTAAGTTTAAAGACCTTGGCCTGCTGGTTGTCGATGAAGAACACCGATTTGGTGTGCGTCAGAAAGAGAAAGTGAAAGCGATGCGCGCCGATGTCGATATTCTAACACTTACTGCAACGCCTATTCCGCGAACGCTGAACATGGCAATGAGTGGTATGCGTGACCTTTCGATCATCGCCACACCACCCGCACGACGCTTGGCAATTAAAACCTTCGTTCGCGAGAGTGATGATGCCATCGTCAGAGAAGCGGTGCTTCGTGAAATAATGCGTGGTGGTCAGGTTTACTTCCTGCACAACCAAGTCGACACGATTGAGAAAACAGCTGAGTCACTACAGAAGTTGATTCCAGAAGCGCGTGTTACTGTGGCTCATGGCCAGATGCGTGAGCGCGAACTGGAACGCATCATGAATGACTTCTACCACCAGCGCTTTAACTTGTTGGTGTGTACAACCATCATCGAAACCGGTATCGACGTACCAACGGCCAATACTATCTTGATGGATAGAGCCGATAACCTTGGTTTAGCACAGTTGCACCAATTACGTGGTCGTGTAGGTCGTTCACACCACCAAGCTTATGCTTACTTGTTAACGCCACACCCTAAAGCAATGACCAAAGATGCGATCAAGCGATTGGATGCGATTGCTTCACTCGAAGACTTGGGCGCGGGCTTTACCTTAGCAACTCACGATTTAGAGATTCGTGGTGCGGGTGAGCTGTTAGGTGATGAACAGAGTGGTCAAATCCAGTCAGTTGGTTTCACCTTGTACATGGAGATGCTTGAACAAGCGGTTGAAGCATTGAAAGAAGGTCGAGAGCCATCGCTTGATGACCTACTGCGTGAACAAACTGAAATTGAGATGCGTCTTCCAGCACTATTGCCAGATGACTACATCCCAGACATCAACACGCGCTTATCAACGTACAAACGTATAGCGAGTGTGAGTGACACCGACGAATTGGCAGAGTTGAAAGTCGAGCTGATTGATCGCTTCGGCCTTCTGCCTGATGCAACCAAGAACTTATTATCAGTTTCAGAGCTAAAATTAGCCGCAGCGTCTATCAAAGCGAAGAAAATTGAAGCTCACGATAAGGGTGGATTCTTAGAATTCTACCCGGATGCTGACATAAACCCAGCCTACCTTGTTAAACTGTTGCAATCTCAACCGCAAAAGTTTTCAATGGAAGGACCAACAAAGTTCAAGTTTACGATACCATTGGTCGACAGACGGAAACGAATTCAATTTGTTAGTGATTTATTGGGCGAATTCAGACAAAACTTGCTGCCTTCAGCATAA
- a CDS encoding NAD(P)/FAD-dependent oxidoreductase, producing MTKIIVVGGGAGGLELATKLGRTLGRKKRAQITLVDRKASHLWKPLLHEVATGSLDEGVDALSYRAHAKNHYFDFQMGSLNDIDRERKVIALSELTDEHGELLMPSRELEYDILVMALGSTSNDFNTPGVRDNCIFLDSPEQAHRFRTEMNNQFLKLHAKNGQGTVDIAIVGAGATGVELSAELHNAVKELRTYGFGDLDSSKLNVNLVEAGERILPALPPRISSAAHSELTKLGVNVRTNTMVTQADSDGLTTKDGDKIPAQIMVWAAGIKAPDFMKDIGGLETNRINQLVVKNTLQTTLDDNIFAIGDLAQCTQADGSFVPPRAQAAHQMASCAFSNIIAKLNGRDLKDYIYKDKGSLVSLSRFSTVGSLMGNLTKGSMMVEGRIARVVYISLYRMHQMALHGLIKTSLMMLVGRINRVLRPNLKLH from the coding sequence GTGACAAAAATTATCGTAGTAGGCGGTGGTGCTGGTGGTTTAGAACTAGCAACTAAGCTAGGCCGCACTTTAGGTCGTAAGAAACGTGCCCAGATTACTCTGGTAGACCGTAAAGCAAGCCACCTATGGAAACCATTACTTCATGAAGTAGCAACGGGCTCACTGGATGAAGGTGTTGATGCACTAAGCTACCGTGCACATGCAAAAAACCATTACTTCGATTTCCAAATGGGCAGCCTAAACGACATCGATCGTGAGCGTAAAGTGATTGCACTAAGCGAGCTTACAGACGAGCACGGTGAACTGCTGATGCCAAGCCGTGAACTTGAATACGATATTCTTGTGATGGCGCTAGGCTCAACGTCAAACGACTTCAATACTCCAGGCGTTCGTGACAACTGTATTTTCCTTGATAGCCCAGAGCAAGCACACCGTTTCCGTACAGAAATGAACAACCAGTTCTTAAAGCTTCACGCTAAGAACGGTCAAGGCACGGTAGACATCGCGATTGTTGGTGCTGGTGCAACTGGTGTAGAGCTTTCTGCAGAGCTACACAACGCAGTTAAAGAACTTCGTACTTACGGCTTCGGCGACCTAGATTCAAGCAAGCTGAATGTTAACCTTGTTGAAGCGGGTGAGCGTATTCTTCCAGCTCTACCTCCTCGTATTTCAAGCGCAGCACACTCTGAGCTAACCAAGCTTGGTGTGAACGTTCGTACGAATACGATGGTGACTCAGGCGGATTCTGACGGTCTAACAACCAAAGATGGCGACAAGATCCCAGCTCAAATTATGGTATGGGCGGCAGGTATTAAAGCGCCTGATTTCATGAAAGATATCGGTGGTCTTGAAACGAACCGTATCAACCAGTTGGTTGTGAAAAACACGCTGCAAACAACACTGGATGACAACATTTTTGCTATCGGTGACTTGGCACAATGTACACAAGCAGACGGTTCATTCGTTCCGCCACGTGCACAAGCGGCTCACCAAATGGCAAGCTGTGCATTTAGCAACATCATTGCTAAGTTGAACGGTCGTGACCTGAAAGATTACATCTACAAAGATAAAGGCTCGCTAGTTTCACTTAGCCGTTTCTCTACGGTAGGTAGCTTGATGGGTAACCTGACGAAAGGTTCGATGATGGTTGAAGGTCGTATTGCTCGTGTGGTTTACATCTCTTTGTACCGCATGCACCAGATGGCGCTTCACGGCTTAATCAAAACATCACTGATGATGTTGGTTGGTCGTATTAACCGTGTACTTCGTCCAAACTTGAAGCTTCACTAA
- a CDS encoding YcfL family protein — protein MKKWLVSLAAVMALAGCADNTAGVRVDSLTQNVFFGDKVLGSRLQVEDIRTDLVDGHTRGIVRLNSNYKGDQHILYRFYWYDDAGLEVNLKQGPWKQAIVRGFESISLSEVSVNPKATQFRVQFREQ, from the coding sequence ATGAAAAAGTGGTTAGTGAGCTTAGCAGCGGTAATGGCGCTGGCTGGTTGTGCTGATAATACAGCTGGCGTAAGGGTCGATAGTCTGACTCAGAACGTTTTCTTTGGTGACAAGGTATTGGGCAGCCGTTTACAGGTTGAAGATATTCGCACCGATTTGGTCGACGGTCATACGCGCGGAATCGTTCGTTTAAACAGTAACTATAAAGGCGATCAACATATCCTTTATCGTTTTTACTGGTACGACGATGCAGGGCTTGAGGTCAACCTAAAGCAAGGCCCTTGGAAGCAAGCGATTGTTCGTGGTTTTGAAAGTATTTCGTTGTCGGAAGTGTCGGTAAACCCGAAAGCGACTCAGTTCAGAGTCCAGTTCCGAGAGCAGTAA
- a CDS encoding IS3 family transposase: MALTLKGKYPLKHLLHTLQLAKSVFYYQAQTSKRQNSYERELRLIKSIYHEHKGRYGYRRIHLELKNQGFVLNHKTVQRLMAQLNLKSTVRIKKYRSYRGESGKAAPNVLERDFSATQPDEKWVTDVTEFKVKEQKVYLSPVVDLFTQEVVAYRVAKNACLPLVTDMLTEAISTLKPNSKPIIHSDQGWQYRHRQYQKKVAESGLTQSMSRKGNCLDNAVAENFFALLKTEMYHNQSFEDADALIEQIKEYIEYYNTKRIKVKLKGLTPIEYRTQALKAA; encoded by the coding sequence ATAGCTCTAACTCTTAAAGGCAAGTACCCATTAAAGCACTTACTGCACACTCTACAGTTGGCAAAAAGTGTCTTTTATTATCAGGCTCAAACGAGCAAGCGCCAAAATAGCTACGAACGTGAGCTGCGGTTGATAAAGTCAATTTATCATGAACATAAGGGGCGATACGGCTACCGCCGTATTCACTTGGAACTAAAGAATCAGGGGTTCGTGCTTAATCACAAAACGGTTCAAAGGCTTATGGCTCAGCTCAACCTTAAATCGACGGTCAGGATTAAAAAGTATCGTTCATACCGAGGAGAGTCAGGAAAAGCTGCTCCCAACGTTCTTGAAAGAGATTTTAGTGCGACTCAACCCGATGAAAAGTGGGTAACTGATGTCACGGAGTTCAAAGTCAAAGAGCAGAAAGTATACTTATCTCCCGTTGTCGACTTGTTTACTCAGGAGGTGGTTGCTTATAGAGTGGCCAAAAATGCCTGCTTGCCGCTTGTCACAGATATGCTGACGGAAGCTATATCAACGCTTAAACCCAACTCAAAGCCAATTATACATAGCGATCAAGGTTGGCAATATCGCCATCGACAGTATCAGAAAAAGGTAGCGGAGAGTGGGTTAACGCAAAGCATGTCGAGAAAAGGTAACTGCTTGGATAATGCTGTTGCTGAAAACTTTTTTGCTTTACTCAAAACCGAGATGTATCACAACCAAAGCTTTGAAGATGCAGATGCTCTGATAGAGCAGATTAAAGAATACATCGAGTACTACAATACCAAACGTATAAAAGTGAAACTAAAAGGCCTGACTCCGATAGAATATCGAACTCAGGCCTTGAAAGCCGCTTAA
- a CDS encoding helix-turn-helix domain-containing protein, which yields MSKYSRELKCIIAKQYLDGTSSLYLAKQYSISSRQIRYWAQVFAIHGTDSFLPTNHAATAQTKRKALNLMWTNEWSLTHTSAVLNLSSPGILSVWLKRFNELGIKGLEMRQKGRPSMKQQPQRTTKPDNEMTLEELKEELVYLRTENAVLKKLEELEQKKNRRTKKKRS from the coding sequence ATGTCCAAATATAGCCGAGAGCTAAAATGTATCATTGCTAAGCAATACTTAGATGGCACGTCATCTCTCTACTTAGCAAAACAATATTCAATTTCTTCAAGGCAGATACGGTATTGGGCTCAAGTCTTTGCCATCCATGGTACTGATTCATTTTTACCAACTAATCATGCCGCGACTGCTCAAACAAAACGAAAAGCATTGAATTTAATGTGGACGAATGAATGGTCTCTCACGCACACTAGCGCTGTATTAAACCTCTCATCCCCTGGAATACTCTCTGTCTGGCTTAAACGATTTAATGAGCTCGGTATCAAGGGGCTCGAAATGCGCCAGAAAGGAAGACCCTCAATGAAACAGCAACCTCAACGTACCACTAAGCCTGATAATGAAATGACACTTGAGGAGCTAAAAGAGGAGTTGGTCTACTTACGAACCGAGAATGCCGTTCTAAAAAAGTTGGAAGAGTTGGAGCAGAAAAAAAACCGTCGAACAAAGAAAAAGCGGTCATAG
- the lpoB gene encoding penicillin-binding protein activator LpoB — MKKSVIALLGLAVILGGCSNKVSYGDAQAVETTTIDFGSTDLQTIAGEMVDSMMASGSVSYITREQRPIVFVERIKNKTSEHIDTESITDTISTKMLNSGKFRFVDMDRVESVRDQLNFQNNDELVNQSSAIQFGKMVGAQYMLYGNLSSIVKKAGSDEDVYYKMTMRLMDLESGLIEWADETEIRKQQSKSLLGL, encoded by the coding sequence ATGAAAAAGAGTGTCATTGCGCTACTAGGTTTAGCGGTTATTTTAGGCGGTTGTTCAAACAAGGTAAGCTACGGTGATGCACAAGCAGTAGAAACCACGACAATCGATTTCGGTTCAACTGACCTTCAAACGATTGCGGGTGAAATGGTCGATAGCATGATGGCGTCTGGTTCTGTGTCTTACATTACTCGTGAACAGCGTCCAATCGTGTTTGTAGAGCGAATCAAGAACAAAACAAGTGAGCACATCGATACTGAGTCAATCACTGACACCATCAGTACGAAGATGCTGAACTCTGGTAAGTTCCGTTTCGTTGATATGGACCGTGTAGAGTCTGTTCGTGACCAATTGAACTTCCAAAACAACGATGAGCTTGTAAATCAAAGTTCAGCGATTCAATTCGGTAAAATGGTTGGTGCTCAGTACATGCTGTACGGCAACCTATCAAGCATCGTTAAGAAAGCGGGTAGCGATGAAGACGTATACTACAAAATGACGATGCGTCTAATGGATCTTGAGTCTGGCTTGATTGAATGGGCTGACGAGACTGAAATCCGTAAGCAACAATCTAAGAGCCTACTAGGCCTTTAA
- the ycfP gene encoding alpha/beta hydrolase YcfP: MIIYLHGFDSTSPGNHEKILQLQFIDDDVRFINYSTLHPKHDMQHLLKEVHKVIEQSDDPHPIICGVGLGGFWSERIGFLCGIKQVVFNPNLHPENNMVGRIDRPEEYEDIATKCVAQYRMKNKGRCLVVLSREDEIHDNTKTAAALEDYYDVIWDEKESHKFKKISQHLQAMKAFKNA; encoded by the coding sequence ATGATTATCTATCTACATGGCTTCGACTCAACAAGCCCGGGCAATCACGAAAAAATACTGCAGTTGCAATTCATTGATGATGACGTTCGTTTCATCAACTACAGTACTTTGCATCCAAAACACGATATGCAGCATCTGCTAAAAGAAGTGCATAAAGTGATAGAGCAATCCGATGATCCGCATCCCATTATTTGTGGTGTAGGTTTAGGTGGTTTTTGGTCTGAGCGTATTGGTTTTTTATGTGGGATTAAGCAGGTGGTGTTCAACCCTAATCTGCACCCTGAGAACAACATGGTAGGTCGAATTGACCGTCCAGAAGAGTACGAAGACATCGCAACTAAATGTGTTGCTCAGTACCGCATGAAAAACAAAGGACGCTGTTTAGTAGTGTTGTCTCGTGAAGACGAAATTCACGACAATACCAAAACCGCAGCCGCGCTAGAAGATTACTACGATGTAATCTGGGATGAGAAAGAGAGTCATAAATTCAAAAAGATCTCTCAACATCTTCAAGCAATGAAAGCGTTCAAAAACGCTTAA